Within the Candidatus Saccharibacteria bacterium oral taxon 488 genome, the region TATCATATATCGCGCCACATTATTGTTATGGTTGTGGTGCGACTGGCTCGCTTTTGTGTCGGTCGTGTCTTGAGGCGGAGAAGCGGCATCATTGTCAGGTCTGCGTTATTTGTGGACAGCCGTGCGCTAATGGCAATGCCTGTCGGCGACATGCCCTGCCCTACGGGGCGCTAGACTGTGTGCTGTGGCGGCGAGGTGCGGTGGCGCGGCTGATTGATGATTATAAGTTTCACCGCGTACGTGCCGCCAGTGGGGTGTTGACTAGGCTCCTAGACGAATTGCTTCCAGAATACGAGGTCTCGACGGTGGTTGTGCCGGTGCCGACGGCCCCTGCCAATATTCGTAAGCGCGGTTATGATCACATGTTGCTGATCGCTCGGCAGTTTGCTCGGCGGCGGGGATTGAGAGTCGAGCGACCCTTGGTCAGACAGACGAATGTGACGCAGCATTATGCTCGCTCGGCGGCTGAGCGTCGAAAGCAGGCGCAGCAGTTTTTCCGCGCGCGTGGCGTTCGGGCCGATGTTCCCTATCTGATCTTGGATGATATTTTCACCACTGGCTCAACGATTGCAGCGGCGGCCCAAACGCTACAAGCGGCTGGCGCGCGGGACATTCGCGTGGGGATTGTCGCTCGCCAGGGGAACGACAAAAAGGCCACTACAAACGACAAATCGAACCCTAGTCGTGATGATACGAACCGCCTCGAGCGATCTCCTGGGCGCGGTACAGCTGCTCGGCGAGAATGAGCCGTACCAACTGGTGCGGAAACACCAGGCGTGATAGCGACCAAACGATGTCGGCTCGCCGGTGAAGCGTCTCGGTAACGCCATACGCCCCGCCAATGATGATGACGATGTGCTGATCGGTATGGTCAAGGATGAGCCGCGATAGTTCTGGCGAGTTCAGGTTGCGGCCACGTTCATCGAGGAGGATGACGAAGTCGTGCGGCCTGAGACGAGATATCAGGCGCTCTGACTCGTCCTGGCGCGCTCTGTCGCCGATTTGGCCGGAATGTGGGATGATGATCATTTCTGCGGCGAATGGCGCTCTAAGGCGCCCTAAAAAGCGCTTAATGCCTGGCTCTACCCAGGGCTCGTGCCGCTTGCCGATGGTGAGAATAGTAATTTTCACGTGCGGGCTTTCGGTGGGGCGTTATTATCATGCAAGATAGCTTCGGCGGTTGCCTTGGCGATTTGGTGGTGGACATGGGTGGTCGGATGGCCCACGTCGTCACCTCCAGTTACCACACCAAGACCAAACGTGGCGCAAGCATCGACGTTCTTTGGCGGCTCGACCAAGGTGATGCGCGGTTCGCGCATGCTGGCGACAACGTCGCGGATAGCTTGATTGACCGTCTCGATAAAGCTGGCGACAAAGTGATTGGTATCGTTATTGATAATCGTTGGACAGATATCGCGTGGCTGGATGGGCGTGGTATAGAGGTTGATGTATAGCTGGGCGTTGGGAGCATGTTCAAGGATGGCGCGGTAGGCTTGCTCGAGCGACTGACGATATTCGTCTGAGTACAGTCGGCGAAAGACATCGATATACATCTCGCTGCGCGTACCACACCGTTCGTGCAAACAGGCGTCGAACACTACGTTGAGGTCAATCATGTTGGCGCCAAGCGTCAGTGTAACAATATCAGTTTCGGGGCTAAGGGCGTTGATTTGCGGTGGCTGGTCGTCAAACTGCTGGTTAGAGATATGCTCTGGCCCGGCGCCACGGCAGGCTACGAGGGTAATGTTACCCGGGGGAATGCCAAACGCTTCGAGTTGCCGCGCATAAGCTTCTGGTGAGCGCCGGCACTCTGTTGTTGTGTCGTCGTAATTCCCTAGCCCTGCCCCGCTGGCGACTGAATCGCCCATGCCAACGACGTAAGTGTGCTTTGCTTGCTCGGGCGAGATGCTCGGGTGGCTGGACGCTGATAGCGCTAATGAAGCGAGGGCCGCTATCGTAGCGACCCCCCGTTTGGCTAATGTTTCTAATCTTTCTCCCATGATATCGTGTCTGGCGGAAGGGGAGGGATTCGAACCCTCGGTACGTGTTAGCGCACGCCGGTTTTCAAGACCGGTACCTTCAACCACTCGGTCACCCTTCCAATTAATCGTAGCGACTGGATTCTGGCGGAGAGAGAGGGATTCGAACCCTCGATGGGTTGCCCCATACCGCTTTTCGAGAGCGGCCAGTTCAACCACTCCTGCACCTCTCCATAAAGCTAATGTGGTACACCCGGCACGATTCGAACGTACGACCTTTGGCTCCGCAAGCCAACGCTCTATCCAGCTGAGCTACGGGTGCATACAGCCTTTCAGACAAGTCCGATTGGCTATAACAAAAATATAAAGAACTTTCAATGCCAGCGGCAATGAACTTTTGTATTCTAGCACACCTGTTAGCTCGGGGCAAGCTATAGCCT harbors:
- a CDS encoding 50S rRNA methyltransferase, encoding MKITILTIGKRHEPWVEPGIKRFLGRLRAPFAAEMIIIPHSGQIGDRARQDESERLISRLRPHDFVILLDERGRNLNSPELSRLILDHTDQHIVIIIGGAYGVTETLHRRADIVWSLSRLVFPHQLVRLILAEQLYRAQEIARGGSYHHD